CATGTCTGAATCAAAGATAAAAAAAGTGTCCATCGTCATATCCAAAGGGTCTTTGGAAGGGGTTTATCCCGGACTTATCATGGCCAATGGTGCCCGGATGGAAGGTATTGATGCCACCGTCTTTTTTACATTTTTTGGTCTGGAAGCCATTATGAAGAAGAAGGCAGATAAAATCAAGGTGGCGACGGTTGGAAATCCGGCCATGCACATGCCCTCTTTGCTGGGAATTATTCCCGGGATGTCTGCCTTTGCCACCCATAAAATGAAAAAAGAGATGGAGAAACTGGATATTCCCCCGGTGAGTGAATTCATTGAAATGCTTTCCGATGCCGGAGCCGAACTCTATGCCTGTAAGGCCACGGTGGATATGTTTCACCTGACCAAAGATGATTTTGTGCCTCAGGTGAATGACATTATCAATGTCGCGACCTTTTATGAAAAATCTGCCGGTGCGGAAATTATCTTTACGTAATTTTTTAGTCGGCAGTCGACAGTCGTCAGTTGGCAGTCGGCAGTCGTTAGTCGAAAGTGGAAAGTCGAAAGTCAAATAGTTGATTGACTAGATTGATTAGATTGATTTGATTGCCTGCCCCATGAAATGAGCGCAGCGTATTTCACAGGGGATTGATTGGATTGGGGGATTGACACTTCGCCGTGTTCAGTATTCAAACGCCTTCGGCGATCAAAAATTCAAGCGGCACTTCGTGCCGTTCAATGGCTTCGCTGCGCTCAGCATTCCAGCACTGCTTCACAGTGTTCAAAAAAGAGGTCACCCATTCAAATCCGCATATCTGGAATTGAACACCGAACGCAGTGAGGTGCTTGAACGCTGCATAGCAGCGTTTGAAAGCCGCGTAGCGGCAATTATGAATTCAAGTGGCACTTCGTGCCGTTCAATGGCTTCGCTGCACTCAGCATTCCAGCACTGCTACGCAGTGTTCAAAAAAGAGGTCACCCATTCAAATCCGCATATCTGGAATTGAACACCGAACGCAGTGAGGTGCTTGAACGCTGCATAGCAGCGTTTGAAAGCCGCGTAGCGGCTATTGAACCCATGAGCCCATGAGCCCATGAGCCCTTGAACCCCTGAACCAACTATCAGGAGCGCAGCGACGCTAACTTTAGACAGGCCGCGGCCTGTCCCTACTTCCAGCTTCCAACCTCTAACTTCTGATAAAGCTGCGTTGCTGTCACTCGCTACTCGCTACTCGCTACTCGTCACTCGCTACTCGTTACTCGTCACTCCCATATTCCTCACATACATTTCCTGAAAATCCGGCCTTCCCGCCAGTTCGGAATGATTTGTCTCTTTCGCTAATTGCCGGATAGCAGGAATATATTCCTTATTTTTTAAAATCAGTTCGCACCCGGCCAGACTTCCATTCCCAAGATACTTAAAAGCATCTTCCGGAAGGCAGGGAAAAATACCGGTCTCCATACCGGCATCGGGACGGATATAGTGCCCGAATCCTCCGGCAAGAACCAGGAAATCCAAATCTTGAGGTGATAATCCGGCATCCTTTAAAAGCATTTTCCGTGTGGCGGCTATGGCTCCCTTTGCCATTTGATAGGCCCGGATATCCTGGGGGGACAGATACACATTTTTATCAATCCTGAAACCTTTTTGGGGAATTTTTTCCACAAACCGGCCATCATCTGTAATGAGCTTTTGTTTCCACAGGGTGTGAATACTGTGAATCAATCCACTTCCGCAAATTCCACGGACAGCCTGATTATCAATTGTCACTGCCTGAAACCGGCCATTCCCATTAAAAAATAAGTCACTTACCGCCCCTGGCTCTGCCTGCATGCCACAGGTAATTCCTGCACCTTCCATCACAGGACCCGCCGGTGCAGATGCCGCCACGGAAAATTCCAGTGTCTTTAACACAATTTCACAATTGGTTCCCAAATCCATCAGAAGATATGTGGCATTCTGCGGCAGGATTTCCCGGCAAATTAGCAAATCTGCTGCAATATCACCCCCGATAAAACTGCCGATTCCGGGTAATACAGTGATTTTTCCCTGGGGGTGCATTGAAAGTCCACTAAAAGCACCTTTCAGAATTTGCATGTTTGTGACCGGAGCGATATAAGGCGCTGTGACCAGTGAATCCATGGATAAACCCAGAAAAAGATGCGTCATGACCGTATTTCCGGCCATTACGACATGAACAATATCCTGTGGCTGATTTGTCAGATCCTGGATCAGATTGTTTATTGCTTTGATGATTACTTTCTGAAGTGTTTTGGCATTTTCAACCGATTCTGTTGCGGCGTTTGCCCGGCTGATGATATCTGTCCCGTACTTGTCCTGGGGATTGGTCCGGCTTTGGATTCCCAGGCGTATACCGCTCTTCAGATCATGCAGGGTGACGACAAGAGTGGTTGTTCCGATGTCCACGGCCAGCCCCAAAGGATTTTTGATACATATCCCCCCCGGTAAGTCTGGATTCAATCTGCTTTCCAGTTCAATCCCGTCAGATAAGATGTGCAGTCCCTTTTTATTGACTATCTCTTCGATTTTAATCCATATATCTTCTGTCATGTGATGCTGACACGCCAGGCGAATTCCATGATCCAGGAATTCCTGCGGGATATTTTTTTTCTCTGCCGGGGTTGGTAACGGGGGGGAGGACAGATATCGGACCCGGCATTTTCCACAACTTCCGTATCCTCCACAGGGGGTGTCCAATGGTATTCCATGATCCTGGAGTGCCCGGGATATTTGTATTCCCTCCTGCACAGTCAGAGTCTTATCCTGACCTTGTTCCCGGATGGTCAGCTTGAAAGTATTCATTCGATTTCTGCCGGTTTGATAAGGATGGTTTTTTCCAGGCTATAATGAGCTTTGCCCGGAGGAAATCCCTTTCGCTTGACGACATGCTTTCGCTCAGTGCACACTACCGGAACCAGCGATGCGTGTTTCTCTTCGCTGAATCGTGCCGCAAGGGATGCAGCATATTCAATCAAATGTCCCGGGATATGGGCCTTCCCCTCACGACGAATAATAACATGGGATCCTGTGGAATTTCTTGTATGGAGCCATAAATCATTTTTATGGGAGAGATGGAAGGTCATATCGTCATTATCCCTGGCTGATTTGCCGACCCAGATACGCCAGGATTGATAGAAAAATTCCCGGTATGGCAGACGGGTTATATCTGATTTTTGGGGATTTTCCATCCGGTTCAGGCGTCCTATCAGGTCTTTATTTTTTTTCAACCACTTTCTGAGATCATGTAATGTCTCAATGGCTTCCAGTTCGGTGATCTTTGCTTTCAATTCATCGTATTCTTTTTTCAGTACCGATTCTGTATCCCGGGATTCCTGCCGGGCCCGTTCAAGTTTTCGGGCTCTGTTGTAATAGCGCTGTGCGTTGGCTTGTGGGGATAAATCCGGTTTCAGCGGGATGGTTTCCGGATAGTCCCGTGGGCGGAGTTCTATGGGAATCTCAGCTTCTTCCTGTCCCGGCTGCAGCGTACTGAGCATGGTCATTAGGATGTCCCCATAAATCCGGTAGCGTTCAATAAGATCTGCCTGTTCTTCTGTTTTGGAAAGTTGCCGGATTCTATAGGAAACTTTTTCTGCACGTGAAGATAGTGCCGTTATGATCCGGTTTTTTTCTGGTTTGAAATGGAGCTCTTTTAACCTGCCGGTGATGTAATCCCGGTAATTGTCGTAAAAACGATGGGGATTAAATTCTTCCCGGAGAAGTGGAAGCAGGATAAAACGACCGCCCAGCACCTGACCATTGGCCCGGGAAATTTCCTGCTGAAGATCAGGCCAGGAGAGATCCGGAAATAAATCATGGAATCGTTTTTTCCATCGCTCGTTCAGGCGTGGATCGTCTGAAAGAGACTGAAATGATACAGGTGTGGCATCAAAATAAATGGTCTGATCCGTTGATTTTTTAAATGTATCCATACTGGAAGGGGATATAAAATAGACATTATTTTTTGGAGGCCGGATACGCAGGATGATAGCCTGATCCTCTGTAAAATTCATGCGGATGTCCCTGTCTGTACCGGCGATCTCAGCTTCCACAAATTCGGCCGGTTTGAAATCTGAAAAAATAGGGACTTTTTGCCCCGGCGGTTGAATGGGCTGGAGAAAAAGAAAGGGGAGAGACTGATCCAGGTGAATCCGGATGGAATCCTTCCGGGGATTGTTATTTTGAATGACAAGTTCACTTTTTACATGGGAATAACATGTTTCAAACACCTCACCTTTCAGGCGGGCATTCATCACATGGCACAGTTTTTCCCAGGTAAACCAGGAGGTAATCATGGGGTATTGCCTTTTCAGATCATTGATGTTTATTCACCGGAATGTACAAATCCTGTCAGGGTTTGGCAAAGAGATGGCGATATTCGGAGTATTCTTCAAGCAGTTCCACATGGGAGCAGATATCCCGAATTTTTCCCTGATCAAGCCAGATAATTTTGTCTGCCTGTTTTGCGGTGGCTTCCCTGTGTGTGGTGACCAGCACCGCACGATTGATGGAATCCTCTCGGAGCCGTTGCCACAAAATTCCTTCGGTTTTGGCATCCAGAGCGGATGTGATATCGTCCATAATCAGAATCTTCGGGTTATGGACAAGTGCCCTTGCCAGGGCAACCCGGGCTTTTTGACCACCTGAGAGTCCCACACCACCCTGCTGCAGGATTGTATCCAGTGTAAATTCGGTATCTGCAGCTGCCAGTTTCAGGGCTTTCAATACGGCGGTTTCATCCAAATCACGGCCCATCAGGATGTTTTCACGAACGCTTCCGGTAAAGAGGACGACTTCCTGTGGGACATATCCGATAAGGTTTGCCAGCACTTCCCGTTCCATGTGACGGGGGGGGATATCTCCCAGGTGTACATCCCCGGTGGTGGAAGGATAAATACCTATTGCCAAATTCAGCAGCGTTGTTTTGCCGCAACCTACCGAGCCGGTCACAGCCGCGATTTCTCCGGGTTGAATGGTGAAGGATATATCCTGAAGGATGGGTTCCCGGCTGTCCGGAAAAGTGAACGAGGCTTCATGGATTGAAATGGAGGGGGGCAATTTCTTGGGCCTGCTTTGACCGTATTCTGCATCGGAAAATTGTTCTAAATTTTCCAGCCGGGAGATAGAAGCCTCTACCATTTTCGTAGATACAAAAAACCAGCTGATGGTCCAGATCGTTTCGGTCATGCCTGACAGATAGGCCACAAAGGCGTAGAATTCGCCCAGACTCATGCGCCCCTGCTGAACGAAATAACCTCCCACAAAAAGAATAATCACAAGTCCCACCTGATTGATCATGGCTCCCAGGCTTTCCAGAAAGGAACGGATTAAAACCACCTTTTCCTCTGCGCTGACCCGTTCTTTCATCACACGTCGGAAAATTTTCCCCTGGGCTTTTTCTGCCACATATCCCACCACAATCCGGATGCCTGAGAAGGCAGATTCCAATACATCCACGGTTTCGCTGGTCCGTTTCTGGCGAAGGCTGTATGCCCGTTGCTGAATATGTTCTGTTTTGGCAATAACCCAGATGATAACAGGCAGGGGTGCCACGGCGATCAGAGTCAGCCGCCAGTTCAGGGAAAGCATAAGGGCGATACTGAATCCCAGGGTGAGAAAAGCTTCCACCGGCCGGAGAATTCCTGAAGCGGCATACCAGGCGATTTTCAAATCTCCGTCAATATCATCTGTGAGCCGGGTTGTCAGATCTCCGGTCCGGTGCCGGGCAAAAAAGGAGTAATC
This window of the Candidatus Neomarinimicrobiota bacterium genome carries:
- a CDS encoding ABC transporter transmembrane domain-containing protein; the protein is MKHVLRWFLPFWKLRRKGMGILLLITTLAIAAKTVYPYIFKFVIDHLTRDIHYDNILTWVWIILGVGLVREITQWLLPATRYFMNMGIGMDIRLNYFHEIMNKDYSFFARHRTGDLTTRLTDDIDGDLKIAWYAASGILRPVEAFLTLGFSIALMLSLNWRLTLIAVAPLPVIIWVIAKTEHIQQRAYSLRQKRTSETVDVLESAFSGIRIVVGYVAEKAQGKIFRRVMKERVSAEEKVVLIRSFLESLGAMINQVGLVIILFVGGYFVQQGRMSLGEFYAFVAYLSGMTETIWTISWFFVSTKMVEASISRLENLEQFSDAEYGQSRPKKLPPSISIHEASFTFPDSREPILQDISFTIQPGEIAAVTGSVGCGKTTLLNLAIGIYPSTTGDVHLGDIPPRHMEREVLANLIGYVPQEVVLFTGSVRENILMGRDLDETAVLKALKLAAADTEFTLDTILQQGGVGLSGGQKARVALARALVHNPKILIMDDITSALDAKTEGILWQRLREDSINRAVLVTTHREATAKQADKIIWLDQGKIRDICSHVELLEEYSEYRHLFAKP
- a CDS encoding NFACT family protein translates to MITSWFTWEKLCHVMNARLKGEVFETCYSHVKSELVIQNNNPRKDSIRIHLDQSLPFLFLQPIQPPGQKVPIFSDFKPAEFVEAEIAGTDRDIRMNFTEDQAIILRIRPPKNNVYFISPSSMDTFKKSTDQTIYFDATPVSFQSLSDDPRLNERWKKRFHDLFPDLSWPDLQQEISRANGQVLGGRFILLPLLREEFNPHRFYDNYRDYITGRLKELHFKPEKNRIITALSSRAEKVSYRIRQLSKTEEQADLIERYRIYGDILMTMLSTLQPGQEEAEIPIELRPRDYPETIPLKPDLSPQANAQRYYNRARKLERARQESRDTESVLKKEYDELKAKITELEAIETLHDLRKWLKKNKDLIGRLNRMENPQKSDITRLPYREFFYQSWRIWVGKSARDNDDMTFHLSHKNDLWLHTRNSTGSHVIIRREGKAHIPGHLIEYAASLAARFSEEKHASLVPVVCTERKHVVKRKGFPPGKAHYSLEKTILIKPAEIE
- a CDS encoding DsrE/DsrF/DrsH-like family protein, which gives rise to MSESKIKKVSIVISKGSLEGVYPGLIMANGARMEGIDATVFFTFFGLEAIMKKKADKIKVATVGNPAMHMPSLLGIIPGMSAFATHKMKKEMEKLDIPPVSEFIEMLSDAGAELYACKATVDMFHLTKDDFVPQVNDIINVATFYEKSAGAEIIFT